One genomic window of Corticium candelabrum chromosome 21, ooCorCand1.1, whole genome shotgun sequence includes the following:
- the LOC134196272 gene encoding solute carrier family 49 member 4-like isoform X2, translating into MANWGSIAYIVSVVFFSWIMDVKGLRWAMVITGALVAGGAGIRCISMEPVKATWLNHVGLFLNGLAAPVVMSSPPLISAVWFPPGQRTTATAVTALSSYYGMSFAFVIGPILVPYKKSNVTFNGTAILHNHVANHSEHNITTNLHKLREDIRVYTFIEFAAAAGAFLLVLVYFPKKPPLPPSITARCQRTSFVKGLQQLRRRNQFWLLCIAYGICAGSFAGWGAILDVNLKSFYIDETEAGWIGFYSNLAGSVAALFFSGIADYLKRRTKVVLILILFGATASFSWFLLICLKVLPFSTACLYISATLGGLFINGAVPLFYELAVESTYPIAEGTTTGILTMMSNLGCVIFLLMPMFSQLKNSMDKWMNPSMAAACLVCIPIMLLFRAQYQRLSIDLRGSKDNS; encoded by the exons ATGGCAAACTGGGGTTCTATAGCCTACATTGTCTCTGTTGTCTTTTTCTCGTGGATTATGGATGTAAAAG GTTTACGATGGGCGATGGTAATTACAGGTGCTTTGGTAGCTGGTGGTGCTGGTATTCGTTGTATCAGTATGGAGCCAGTGAAGGCGACATG GTTGAATCATGTTGGGTTATTTCTGAATGGTTTGGCTGCCCCAGTTGTAATGTCTTCTCCACCGCTTATATCAGCAGTGTGGTTTCCACCGGGCCAGAGGACTACTGCAACTGCTGTGACAGCACTTTCAAGTTATTATGGCATGTCATTTGCATTTGTTATTGGACCTATTCTTGTGCCTTATAAGAAGTCCAATGTGACATTCAATGGGACCGCGATATTACACAA TCATGTAGCGAATCATAGTGAACACAATATAACAACTAACTTAC ACAAACTTAGGGAAGACATTCGAGTGTACACATTTATAG AATTTGCTGCAGCAGCCGGAGCATTTCTTCTAGTACTTGTTTATTTTCCTAAAAAGCCTCCTTTACCACCGAGTATTACAGCAAGATGTCAACGAACTAGCTTTGTAAAGGGACTGCAACAGCTTAGAAG ACGTAACCAGTTTTGGCTTCTTTGCATAGCTTATGGAATTTGTGCAG GATCATTTGCTGGATGGGGAGCTATATTGGATGTCAACTTGAAAAGTTTTTATATTGATGAG ACTGAGGCTGGGTGGATTGGCTTTTACTCTAATCTTGCTGGGTCTGTTGCTGCCTTGTTTTTTTCAGG AATCGCTGATTATCTGAAGCGTCGTACAAAAGTTGTATTAATATTGATCTTGTTTGGAGCCACAGCCTCTTTTTCTTGGTTTCTACTTATTTGTTTGAAAGTTCTTCCATTTTCTACAG CTTGTTTGTACATTTCTGCCACTCTGGGTGGTCTTTTCATCAATGGTGCTGTCCCATTATTCTATGAGCTCGCTGTTGAATCAACTTATCCAATAGCAGAGGGCACTACGACGGGCATTCTTACAATGATGAGCAATCTTGGGTGTGTGATATTTCTTCTTATGCCCATGTTCAGCCAATTGAAGAATTCCATGGATAAATGGATGAATCCTTCAATGGCTGCAGCATGCTTGGTGTGCATTCCCATAATGCTGCTTTTCCGCGCTCAATATCAACGATTGTCGATTGACTTGAGAGGTTCAAAAGACAATTCATAA
- the LOC134196271 gene encoding solute carrier family 49 member 4-like, which yields MSTSYNEEEPLMINGATHGNIQEKSDEHKKETKVYRVRFYILAAATLLGFSQGWIWNTFGPIQGPAECVFNWSDSTIALMANWGPISYIVSVVFFSWIMDVKGLRWAMVITGALVAGGAGIRCISMEPVTATWLNHVGLFLNGLAGPVVMSAPPLISAVWFPPGQRTTATAVTALSNYYGVSFSFVIGPILVPYKKSNVTLNGTVMSHNCLANHSEPNITTNLHTLTEDIRLYTFVEFAVAAGAFLLLLIYFPKKPPSPPSITAGCQRTSFVKGLQQLRKRKQFWLVCIAYGICTGAFSGWGAILDVNLKHFGIDETEAGWIGFYSNLAGSVAGLLFSGIADYLKRRTKVVLILILFGATASFSWFLLICLKVLPSSTACLYISATLGGLFINGAIPLFYELAVESTYPIAEGTTTGILTMMNNLGCLIFLLMPMFRELKNSMDKWMNPAMAAACLVCIPIMLLFRAQYQRLSIDLIGSKDNS from the exons ATGTCCACAAGCTATAATGAGGAAGAACCGTTGATGATCAATGGCGCTACGCATGGAAACATTCAAGAAAAGAGCGACGAGCataaaaaagaaacaaaggTCTACAGAGTGAGGTTCTACATTCTAGCAGCTGCAACTTTACTTGGATTCTCTCAAGGATGGATCTGGAACACTTTTGGTCCAATTCAAGGCCCTGCAGAGTGTGTATTCAACTGGAGTGACTCGACTATTGCTCTGATGGCAAACTGGGGTCCTATATCCTACATTGTCTCTGTTGTCTTTTTTTCGTGGATTATGGATGTAAAAG GTTTACGATGGGCGATGGTAATTACAGGTGCTTTGGTAGCTGGTGGTGCTGGTATTCGTTGTATCAGTATGGAGCCAGTGACGGCGACATG GTTGAATCATGTTGGGTTATTTCTGAATGGTTTGGCTGGCCCAGTTGTAATGTCTGCTCCACCTCTTATATCAGCAGTGTGGTTTCCACCAGGCCAGAGGACCACTGCAACTGCTGTGACAGCACTGTCAAATTATTATGGTGTGTCATTTTCATTTGTTATTGGACCGATTCTTGTGCCTTATAAGAAGTCTAATGTGACACTCAATGGGACTGTGATGTCACACAA TTGTTTAGCAAATCATAGTGAACCCAATATAACAACTAACTTAC ACACACTTACGGAAGACATTCGACTGTATACATTtgtag AATTTGCTGTAGCAGCTGGAgcttttcttcttcttcttatTTATTTTCCTAAGAAGCCTCCTTCACCACCGAGTATTACAGCAGGATGTCAACGAACTAGTTTTGTAAAGGGACTGCAACAGCTTAGAAA acgtAAACAGTTTTGGCTTGTTTGCATAGCTTATGGAATTTGTACAG GAGCTTTTTCTGGATGGGGAGCTATATTGGATGTTAACCTGAAACATTTTGGTATTGATGAG ACTGAAGCTGGGTGGATTGGCTTTTACTCTAATCTTGCTGGGTCTGTTGCTGGCTTGCTTTTTTCAGG AATTGCTGATTATCTGAAGCGTCGTACAAAAGTTGTATTAATATTGATCTTGTTTGGAGCCACAGCCTCTTTTTCTTGGTTTCTACTTATTTGTTTGAAAGTTCTTCCATCGTCCACAG CTTGTTTGTACATTTCTGCCACTCTTGGTGGCCTTTTCATCAATGGTGCTATTCCATTATTCTATGAGCTCGCTGTTGAATCAACGTATCCAATAGCAGAGGGCACAACGACGGGCATCCTGACAATGATGAACAATCTTGGGTGTTTGATATTTCTTCTTATGCCCATGTTCAGAGAACTGAAAAATTCCATGGATAAATGGATGAATCCTGCAATGGCTGCAGCATGCTTAGTGTGCATTCCCATAATGCTGCTTTTCAGAGCTCAATACCAACGATTGTCGATTGATTTGATTGGGTCAAAAGACAATTCATAA
- the LOC134196275 gene encoding uncharacterized protein LOC134196275, with amino-acid sequence MAFFISCLVLILSLLWDSDASCKLEPRTVGGSVSTSDMVVTEYCAATRLYEIKCDGDVVVDTNVEMVTHCSRKTDSYITNWSSATLFPPVKSKVGWFPIETSSPVKKTDAGVYCCGLTNVDVEENCFSLYVQEVPHPVLTVENDCSLAQPNVDVSGSTLQCLRCTVTTICNNLQSSTEDCRILPEPVVSFVRGSKTIFGNLVYSGPLTINRTVHILSWMLPVYSEDENETYHCILTLPMCSTNETQSNSIYYSRTNDVKKGENNDAIGIGVPVVVVVVVAAAVVVLLAIHNFCKNKKNQIENQIEKQIENQIEDDPSIDLREEFGFEREYSV; translated from the exons ATGGCCTTTTTTATTTCGTGTCTAGTCCTCATCTTGTCACTGCTGTGGGATTCAGATG CCTCATGCAAGCTTGAGCCACGGACTGTCGGTGGAAGCGTTTCCACTAGCGACATGGTCGTCACTGAATATTGTGCAGCAACGCGACTCTACGAAATCAAGTGTGACGGTGATGTTGTCGTAGACACAAATGTTGAGATGGTCACTCACTGCTCCAGAAAAACCGATAGCTACATTACGAATTGGAGTTCTGCGACTTTGTTCCCGCCAGTCAAATCAAAAGTTGGTTGGTTTCCTATAGAAACATCATCGCCTGTCAAGAAAACAGATGCTGGCGTTTATTGTTGCGGGCTGACAAACGTTGATGTCGAGGAAAATTGCTTTAGTCTTTATGTCCAAG agGTTCCTCATCCCGTTTTGACTGTGGAAAACGACTGTTCATTGGCTCAACCAAACGTCGATGTCAGCGGTTCCACCCTTCAGTGTCTACGTTGCACCGTTACTACCATATGTAACAATCTGCAGTCTTCTACTGAAGACTGTAGGATACTACCAGAACCAGTTGTCTCATTTGTCCGTGGCAGCAAAACAATCTTTGGCAATTTGGTCTATTCTGGCCCactaacaatcaataggaCAGTACACATACTGTCCTGGATGCTGCCAGTATACTCAGAAGACGAAAACGAGACTTACCATTGTATACTAACACTACCGATGTGTAGCACAAACGAAACTCAAAGTAACAGCATTTATTATTCTCGAACAAACGACGTCAAAAAAGGAGAGAACAACGATGCAATAGGGATCGGAGttcctgttgttgttgttgttgttgttgctgctgctgttgttgtgttactgGCTATACATAATTTTtgcaaaaacaagaaaaaccaAATCGAAAACCAAATCGAAAAACAAATCGAAAACCAAATCGAAGACGATCCTT ctaTAGATCTTCGAGAAGAGTTTGGGTTCGAAAGAGAGTATTCTGTCTGA
- the LOC134196272 gene encoding solute carrier family 49 member 4 homolog isoform X1 — protein sequence MSTNNEEEPLMINGTKHGNIQEKSDEHRKETKVYRVRFYILAAATLLGFSQGWIWNTFGPIQGPAELVFNWSDSTIALMANWGSIAYIVSVVFFSWIMDVKGLRWAMVITGALVAGGAGIRCISMEPVKATWLNHVGLFLNGLAAPVVMSSPPLISAVWFPPGQRTTATAVTALSSYYGMSFAFVIGPILVPYKKSNVTFNGTAILHNHVANHSEHNITTNLHKLREDIRVYTFIEFAAAAGAFLLVLVYFPKKPPLPPSITARCQRTSFVKGLQQLRRRNQFWLLCIAYGICAGSFAGWGAILDVNLKSFYIDETEAGWIGFYSNLAGSVAALFFSGIADYLKRRTKVVLILILFGATASFSWFLLICLKVLPFSTACLYISATLGGLFINGAVPLFYELAVESTYPIAEGTTTGILTMMSNLGCVIFLLMPMFSQLKNSMDKWMNPSMAAACLVCIPIMLLFRAQYQRLSIDLRGSKDNS from the exons ATGTCCACAAACAATGAGGAAGAGCCACTGATGATCAATGGCACAAAGCATGGCAACATTCAAGAAAAGAGCGATGAGCACAGAAAAGAAACGAAGGTCTACAGAGTGAGGTTCTACATTCTAGCAGCTGCAACTTTACTTGGATTTTCTCAAGGATGGATCTGGAACACTTTTGGTCCAATTCAAGGCCCTGCAGAGCTTGTATTCAACTGGAGTGACTCGACTATTGCTCTGATGGCAAACTGGGGTTCTATAGCCTACATTGTCTCTGTTGTCTTTTTCTCGTGGATTATGGATGTAAAAG GTTTACGATGGGCGATGGTAATTACAGGTGCTTTGGTAGCTGGTGGTGCTGGTATTCGTTGTATCAGTATGGAGCCAGTGAAGGCGACATG GTTGAATCATGTTGGGTTATTTCTGAATGGTTTGGCTGCCCCAGTTGTAATGTCTTCTCCACCGCTTATATCAGCAGTGTGGTTTCCACCGGGCCAGAGGACTACTGCAACTGCTGTGACAGCACTTTCAAGTTATTATGGCATGTCATTTGCATTTGTTATTGGACCTATTCTTGTGCCTTATAAGAAGTCCAATGTGACATTCAATGGGACCGCGATATTACACAA TCATGTAGCGAATCATAGTGAACACAATATAACAACTAACTTAC ACAAACTTAGGGAAGACATTCGAGTGTACACATTTATAG AATTTGCTGCAGCAGCCGGAGCATTTCTTCTAGTACTTGTTTATTTTCCTAAAAAGCCTCCTTTACCACCGAGTATTACAGCAAGATGTCAACGAACTAGCTTTGTAAAGGGACTGCAACAGCTTAGAAG ACGTAACCAGTTTTGGCTTCTTTGCATAGCTTATGGAATTTGTGCAG GATCATTTGCTGGATGGGGAGCTATATTGGATGTCAACTTGAAAAGTTTTTATATTGATGAG ACTGAGGCTGGGTGGATTGGCTTTTACTCTAATCTTGCTGGGTCTGTTGCTGCCTTGTTTTTTTCAGG AATCGCTGATTATCTGAAGCGTCGTACAAAAGTTGTATTAATATTGATCTTGTTTGGAGCCACAGCCTCTTTTTCTTGGTTTCTACTTATTTGTTTGAAAGTTCTTCCATTTTCTACAG CTTGTTTGTACATTTCTGCCACTCTGGGTGGTCTTTTCATCAATGGTGCTGTCCCATTATTCTATGAGCTCGCTGTTGAATCAACTTATCCAATAGCAGAGGGCACTACGACGGGCATTCTTACAATGATGAGCAATCTTGGGTGTGTGATATTTCTTCTTATGCCCATGTTCAGCCAATTGAAGAATTCCATGGATAAATGGATGAATCCTTCAATGGCTGCAGCATGCTTGGTGTGCATTCCCATAATGCTGCTTTTCCGCGCTCAATATCAACGATTGTCGATTGACTTGAGAGGTTCAAAAGACAATTCATAA